A part of Acidimicrobiales bacterium genomic DNA contains:
- a CDS encoding helix-turn-helix domain-containing protein, producing the protein MDPQPPTPDPSEFSAVVTAITSAFGDPTRRQIYLFAHEGDRGVTAAEVAERFELHPNVARHHLDKLAAGGYLEVTVERGEHAGAGRPSKRYRLAERDAALELPVRRDDLVLTLLGRALSLLPADQARTMAEEVGVEYGRGLASAMSPDESHRSFRASLHAVADALTAHGFAAHTEERGSRLLLVSEHCPFGETAVQHPVMCAVDRGLVRGMLEGLYGPDATPQIRSSRPQGDEVCVTGF; encoded by the coding sequence GTGGATCCCCAGCCCCCCACCCCGGACCCGAGCGAGTTCTCGGCCGTGGTCACGGCGATCACCAGCGCCTTCGGCGATCCCACCCGCCGCCAGATCTACCTCTTCGCCCACGAGGGCGATCGAGGCGTCACCGCCGCCGAGGTCGCCGAGCGCTTCGAGCTGCACCCCAACGTGGCCCGCCACCACCTCGACAAGCTGGCGGCCGGCGGCTACCTGGAGGTCACGGTCGAGCGGGGTGAGCATGCCGGCGCCGGCCGTCCGTCGAAGCGGTACCGGCTGGCCGAGCGGGACGCCGCCCTCGAGCTGCCGGTGCGCCGCGACGACCTGGTGCTCACCCTGCTGGGCCGGGCCCTGAGCCTCCTGCCGGCCGACCAGGCCCGGACCATGGCCGAGGAGGTCGGCGTGGAGTACGGCCGCGGCCTGGCGTCGGCCATGTCGCCCGACGAGAGCCACCGCAGCTTCCGGGCGTCGCTGCACGCCGTAGCCGACGCCCTCACCGCCCACGGCTTCGCGGCCCACACCGAGGAGCGCGGCAGCCGGCTGCTGCTGGTGAGCGAGCACTGCCCCTTCGGCGAGACGGCCGTGCAGCACCCGGTGATGTGCGCGGTCGACCGGGGCCTGGTGCGGGGGATGCTCGAGGGGCTCTACGGGCCCGACGCCACGCCCCAGATCCGCTCGTCCCGCCCGCAGGGCGACGAGGTCTGCGTCACCGGCTTCTGA
- a CDS encoding cysteine desulfurase, translated as MPRHYLDHASTSPTRPEVVEAMVACLRGPAADPARIHTEGHAARVAVEVAREQVAALLGARSREVVFTSGATEAIAAAVWGAAGRGEDQVVPAVEHSAVRRAAQHRRTTAVGVDGQGRVDPEAVLAAVGPDTAMVHLQWGNHEVGTLQPVGEVVDACRERGVLVHVDAAQAAGHLPIAFDELGADLLSVSAHKMGGPPGVGALLVRRGLRLRPLLVGGDQERARRAGFENVPAIVGWGAACAALADHGQARLHEEQAAARRLTERLLAGVAPLPGVAVHGDPVGRLPHLVCLGTEGVEPQAVLLGLDQAGVAVHSGSACASEHLEPSPVLEAMGIDAHHSLRVSVGWTSTDADVDAFLDALPRVLARLRALGAG; from the coding sequence ATGCCCCGGCACTACCTCGATCACGCCTCCACCTCGCCCACCCGGCCCGAGGTCGTCGAGGCCATGGTCGCCTGCCTCCGGGGGCCGGCCGCCGACCCGGCCAGGATCCACACCGAAGGTCACGCCGCCCGCGTCGCGGTGGAGGTCGCGCGGGAGCAGGTTGCCGCCCTGCTCGGCGCCCGCAGCCGGGAGGTGGTGTTCACCAGCGGGGCCACCGAGGCCATCGCCGCCGCGGTGTGGGGCGCGGCCGGGCGGGGCGAGGACCAGGTGGTCCCTGCGGTCGAGCACTCCGCCGTCCGCAGGGCGGCCCAGCACCGCCGGACCACGGCGGTCGGGGTCGACGGCCAGGGGCGGGTCGACCCGGAGGCAGTGCTCGCGGCCGTGGGGCCCGACACGGCCATGGTGCACCTGCAGTGGGGCAACCACGAGGTCGGTACCCTCCAGCCCGTGGGCGAGGTGGTCGACGCCTGCCGCGAGCGGGGCGTGCTCGTCCACGTCGACGCCGCCCAGGCCGCGGGGCACCTGCCCATCGCGTTCGACGAATTGGGCGCCGACCTGCTCAGCGTCAGCGCCCACAAGATGGGCGGGCCGCCGGGCGTGGGCGCGCTGCTCGTGCGGCGGGGCCTGCGCCTGCGCCCGCTGCTGGTGGGCGGCGACCAGGAGCGGGCCCGGCGCGCCGGCTTCGAGAACGTGCCGGCCATCGTCGGCTGGGGCGCGGCCTGCGCCGCCCTGGCCGACCACGGCCAGGCCCGGCTCCACGAGGAGCAGGCCGCGGCCCGGCGCCTGACCGAGCGCCTCCTCGCCGGCGTGGCCCCGCTCCCGGGTGTGGCCGTCCACGGCGACCCTGTCGGCCGGTTGCCGCACCTGGTCTGCCTGGGGACCGAGGGGGTCGAGCCGCAGGCCGTCCTCCTCGGCCTCGACCAGGCCGGCGTCGCGGTGCACTCGGGCAGCGCCTGCGCGTCCGAGCACCTCGAGCCGTCCCCGGTGCTGGAGGCCATGGGGATCGATGCCCACCACTCGCTGCGGGTCTCCGTCGGCTGGACGAGCACCGACGCCGACGTCGACGCCTTCCTCGACGCCCTGCCGCGGGTGCTCGCCCGACTGCGCGCCCTCGGCGCCGGGTAG
- a CDS encoding histidine phosphatase family protein → MTVYLVRHAKAGSRSEWVGSDEARPLTKSGRRQAKALVQVLRDAEPKRIVSSPYRRCTDTVLPLARHLGLEVEEAPELAEGEPPEPVVELIRAAGEDDLVLCSHGDVIPDLIGHLRAHGLEVQGETDWRKGSTWIIEVNGGSPVRARALPPPDA, encoded by the coding sequence ATGACCGTCTACCTCGTCCGACACGCCAAGGCCGGCAGCCGGAGCGAGTGGGTCGGGTCCGACGAGGCCCGGCCGCTCACCAAGTCCGGACGCCGCCAGGCCAAGGCGCTCGTCCAGGTGCTGCGCGACGCCGAGCCCAAGCGCATCGTCTCGAGCCCCTACCGACGCTGCACCGACACGGTGCTGCCCCTCGCCCGGCACCTCGGGCTGGAGGTCGAGGAGGCGCCGGAGCTGGCCGAGGGGGAGCCGCCCGAGCCGGTCGTCGAGCTGATCCGCGCCGCGGGCGAGGACGACCTGGTGCTGTGCAGCCACGGCGACGTGATCCCCGACCTGATCGGCCACCTCCGCGCGCACGGCCTCGAGGTACAGGGCGAGACCGACTGGCGGAAGGGGTCCACCTGGATCATCGAGGTGAACGGCGGGTCGCCGGTTCGGGCACGGGCGCTCCCGCCGCCCGACGCCTGA
- a CDS encoding DUF1446 domain-containing protein, whose protein sequence is MTVRLGGGQGFYGDGLAPVADLLAAGVDYLVCEALAELTLAILQKDRQRDESLGYTRDLPRYVGAALPWLADGRTRLITNAGGINPVAAGRAVVGALKEAGLGGLKVATVVGDDVKPHAAALGLPDDALFANAYLGARPIVEALGRGAHVVVTGRVADASLFLAPLVHEHGWAWDDWDRLAAGVVVGHLLECSGQVTGGNYSGAWWDNPDPLRVAFPIAEVEADGTAVITKPPQAGGMVTFDTVREQLLYEVHDPRRYLNPDVTADFTSLTLTDLGGDRVRVTGVRGSAPPPTYKALVCTPAGWAGEARLAYSWPDAEAKARAALRFVRQRAEAGGVPVEEWCEEYFGVDAFHGPAAADDVAAADAAGWEPGEVVGRLAWRTADPASAARVGADLGVLGLSGPPMISGTGRARDGRPTQLLAVDPVAVPRDLVDAQVRVEVTEG, encoded by the coding sequence GTGACGGTCCGGCTGGGTGGCGGGCAGGGGTTCTACGGCGACGGGCTCGCGCCCGTCGCCGACCTGCTCGCCGCCGGCGTCGACTACCTCGTGTGCGAGGCCTTGGCCGAACTCACCCTGGCCATCCTGCAGAAGGACCGCCAGCGCGACGAGTCGCTCGGCTACACGCGCGACCTGCCCCGTTACGTGGGGGCGGCGCTGCCGTGGCTGGCCGACGGCCGCACCCGCCTCATCACCAACGCCGGCGGCATCAACCCGGTCGCCGCGGGGCGGGCGGTGGTGGGGGCGCTCAAGGAGGCCGGGCTCGGCGGGCTGAAGGTGGCGACGGTGGTCGGCGACGACGTGAAGCCGCACGCCGCCGCGCTGGGCCTGCCCGACGACGCCCTGTTCGCCAACGCCTACCTCGGCGCCCGCCCGATCGTGGAGGCGCTGGGCCGGGGCGCCCACGTGGTGGTGACGGGGCGGGTGGCCGACGCCTCGCTGTTCCTGGCCCCCCTGGTGCACGAGCACGGCTGGGCGTGGGACGACTGGGACCGCCTGGCCGCGGGGGTGGTGGTCGGCCACCTGCTCGAGTGCTCGGGGCAGGTCACCGGTGGCAACTACTCGGGCGCGTGGTGGGACAACCCCGACCCCCTCCGGGTCGCGTTCCCGATCGCCGAGGTGGAGGCCGACGGCACCGCGGTGATCACCAAGCCGCCCCAGGCCGGCGGCATGGTCACGTTCGACACGGTGCGGGAGCAGCTGCTGTACGAGGTGCACGACCCCCGCCGCTACCTCAACCCCGACGTCACCGCCGACTTCACGTCGCTCACGCTCACCGACCTGGGCGGCGACCGGGTCCGGGTCACCGGCGTGCGGGGGTCGGCGCCGCCGCCCACGTACAAGGCCCTGGTCTGCACGCCTGCGGGCTGGGCCGGCGAGGCCCGGCTGGCCTACTCGTGGCCCGATGCCGAGGCCAAGGCCCGTGCCGCCCTCCGGTTCGTCCGCCAGCGGGCCGAGGCCGGCGGCGTGCCGGTCGAGGAGTGGTGCGAGGAGTACTTCGGGGTCGACGCGTTCCACGGCCCGGCCGCGGCCGACGACGTGGCCGCCGCCGATGCCGCCGGCTGGGAGCCGGGCGAGGTGGTCGGGCGGCTGGCATGGCGCACCGCCGACCCGGCGAGCGCGGCCCGGGTGGGTGCCGACCTCGGCGTGCTGGGCCTGTCGGGGCCGCCCATGATCTCGGGCACCGGGCGGGCCCGGGACGGCCGGCCCACCCAGCTGCTCGCCGTCGACCCCGTGGCCGTGCCCCGTGACCTGGTCGACGCCCAGGTGCGCGTGGAGGTCACCGAGGGCTGA
- a CDS encoding DUF4234 domain-containing protein — protein sequence MAQNLARPVGKLRSPVLVIVFSIITFGIYTLYWAFKTGKEMKDYSGNGLGGGVSLVIALFIFIVLMFTMPGEVKALYESDGAESPVSTKTGFWFLLPLIGGIIWWVKVQSALNTFWESKGATAA from the coding sequence ATGGCTCAGAACCTGGCACGTCCCGTCGGCAAGCTCCGCTCGCCCGTCCTGGTGATCGTCTTCTCGATCATCACGTTCGGGATCTACACGCTCTACTGGGCGTTCAAGACGGGCAAGGAGATGAAGGACTACTCGGGCAACGGCCTGGGCGGCGGTGTCAGCCTGGTGATCGCCCTGTTCATCTTCATCGTGCTGATGTTCACCATGCCGGGCGAGGTGAAGGCCCTCTACGAGAGCGACGGCGCGGAGTCGCCCGTGAGCACGAAGACCGGCTTCTGGTTCCTCCTGCCGCTCATCGGGGGGATCATCTGGTGGGTGAAGGTGCAGAGCGCCCTCAACACCTTCTGGGAGTCGAAGGGCGCGACGGCCGCCTGA